Proteins co-encoded in one Chrysemys picta bellii isolate R12L10 chromosome 13, ASM1138683v2, whole genome shotgun sequence genomic window:
- the TM9SF4 gene encoding transmembrane 9 superfamily member 4 isoform X1 yields MAAAGATERLMCLLMLLALFHETSSFYVPGVAPINFHQKDPVEIKAVKLTSSRTQLPYEYYSLPFCQPNKITYKAENLGEVLRGDRIVNTPFQVFMNIEKKCEVLCNFPNKPVTLTVEQSKLIAERIREDYYIHLIADNLPVATRLEFYSNREEEEKKKEKDVQFEHGYRLGFVDSNKFYLHNHLSFILYYHREEVEENQEPTYRVVRFEVVPQSIKLEDLKADEKGTCILPEAAGSAPQEIDPTKKNQLLFTYSVHWEESDIKWASRWDTYLTMSDVQIHWFSIINSVVVVFFLSGILSMIIIRTLRKDIANYNKEDDIEDTMEESGWKLVHGDVFRPPQYPMILSSLLGSGIQLFCMILIVIFVAMLGMLSPSSRGALMTTACFLFMFMGVFGGFSAGRLYRTLKGHRWKKGAFCTATLYPGVVFGICFVLNCFIWGKHSSGAVPFPTMVALLCMWFGISLPLVYLGYYFGFRKQPYDNPVRTNQIPRQIPEQRWYMNRFVGILMAGILPFGAMFIELFFIFSAIWENQFYYLFGFLFLVFIILVVSCSQISIVMVYFQLCAEDYRWWWRTFLVSGGSAFYVLIYAIFYFVNKLDIVEFIPSLLYFGYTALMVLSFWLLTGTIGFYAAYMFVRKIYAAVKID; encoded by the exons ATGGCGGCAGCGGGGGCGACG GAAAGACTGATGTGTTTGCTGATGCTGCTTGCACTCTTTCATGAAACAAGCTCCTTCTATGTACCAGGTGTAGCTCCTATCAACTTCCACCAGAAGGACCCCGTAGAAATCAAG GCTGTGAAGCTCACCAGTTCACGAACCCAGCTGCCATATGAGTACTATTCCTTGCCTTTCTGCCAACCCAACAAGATAACATACAAGGCTGAGAATCTGG GGGAGGTTCTGCGGGGGGACCGGATAGTAAACACGCCATTCCAGGTCTTCATGAACATAGAGAAGAAATGTGAGGTTCTGTGCAACTTTCCCAACAAGCCAGTCACCCTGACAGTGGAACAGAGCAAGCTGATTGCAGAGCGTATCCGGGAGGATTACTATATCCATCT TATTGCTGATAACTTGCCTGTGGCCACGCGGCTGGAGTTCTATTCGAAtcgtgaggaggaggagaagaagaaggaaaaagacGTGCAGTTTGAGCATGGATACAGGCTTGGTTTCGTGGACAGTAATAAG TTCTACCTGCACAACCACCTCTCCTTCATCCTTTACTACCAcagagaggaggtggaggagaatcAGGAGCCCACCTACAGGGTTGTGCGGTTTGAAGTGGTTCCCCAGAGCATTAAACTTGAAG ATCTGAAGGCAGATGAGAAGGGCACTTGTATACTGCCTGAAGCTGCAGGCTCAGCCCCTCAGGAGATAGATCCCACTAAGAAGAACCAGCTGCTCTTCACCTACTCTGTCCACTGGGAG GAGAGTGACATTAAATGGGCTTCTCGCTGGGACACCTACCTGACCATGAGTGATGTGCAGATCCACTGGTTTTCCATCATTAACTCAGTCGTGGTTGTCTTTTTCCTTTCAG GTATTCTCAGCATGATCATTATCCGCACTCTCAGGAAGGACATTGCCAACTACAACAAGGAAGATGACATT GAAGATACAATGGAGGAATCTGGTTGGAAACTTGTGCATGGAGATGTCTTTAGGCCTCCACAATATCCCATGATTCTCAGCTCACTACTGGGTTCTGGAATTCAACTCTTTTGCATGATCCTGATAGTTATCT TTGTTGCCATGCTGGGGATGCTGTCGCCTTCTAGTCGGGGTGCCCTGATGACTACAGCCTGCTTTCTCTTCATGTTCATGGG GGTTTTTGGGGGGTTCTCTGCTGGCCGTCTTTATCGGACGCTGAAAGGCCACAGATGGAAGAAAGGCGCCTTCTGT ACGGCAACCCTGTACCCTGGTGTAGTCTTCGGGATCTGCTTTGTCCTGAACTGTTTCATATGGGGGAAGCACTCCTCTGGAGCG GTTCCTTTCCCCACCATGGTGGCCCTGCTCTGCATGTGGTTCGGTATCTCCTTGCCCTTGGTCTACCTGGGATACTACTTTGGATTTCGCAAACAGCCATATGATAATCCTGTGCGGACCAATCAGATTCCAAGGCAGATCCCGGAGCAGAGGTGGTACATGAACAGATTCGTTGG GATTCTTATGGCTGGCATTCTCCCTTTTGGAGCCATGTTCATTGAACTGTTCTTCATCTTCAGT GCGATCTGGGAGAACCAGTTCTATtacctctttggctttctcttcctGGTTTTTATAATCCTGGTGGTATCCTGCTCCCAAATCAGCATCGTTATGGTGTATTTCCAGCTCTGTGCTGAG GATTATCGCTGGTGGTGGAGGACCTTCTTGGTTTCTGGAGGATCTGCCTTCTATGTACTGATTTATGCCATCTTTTACTTTGTGAATAAG CTGGATATCGTTGAGTTCATTCCCTCCTTACTCTATTTTGGCTACACTGCTCTCATGGTCCTGTCTTTCTGGCTCCTCACTGGCACCATTGGCTTCTACGCAGCCTACATGTTTGTCCGTAAGATCTACGCGGCGGTGAAAATAGACTGA
- the TM9SF4 gene encoding transmembrane 9 superfamily member 4 isoform X2 — MCLLMLLALFHETSSFYVPGVAPINFHQKDPVEIKAVKLTSSRTQLPYEYYSLPFCQPNKITYKAENLGEVLRGDRIVNTPFQVFMNIEKKCEVLCNFPNKPVTLTVEQSKLIAERIREDYYIHLIADNLPVATRLEFYSNREEEEKKKEKDVQFEHGYRLGFVDSNKFYLHNHLSFILYYHREEVEENQEPTYRVVRFEVVPQSIKLEDLKADEKGTCILPEAAGSAPQEIDPTKKNQLLFTYSVHWEESDIKWASRWDTYLTMSDVQIHWFSIINSVVVVFFLSGILSMIIIRTLRKDIANYNKEDDIEDTMEESGWKLVHGDVFRPPQYPMILSSLLGSGIQLFCMILIVIFVAMLGMLSPSSRGALMTTACFLFMFMGVFGGFSAGRLYRTLKGHRWKKGAFCTATLYPGVVFGICFVLNCFIWGKHSSGAVPFPTMVALLCMWFGISLPLVYLGYYFGFRKQPYDNPVRTNQIPRQIPEQRWYMNRFVGILMAGILPFGAMFIELFFIFSAIWENQFYYLFGFLFLVFIILVVSCSQISIVMVYFQLCAEDYRWWWRTFLVSGGSAFYVLIYAIFYFVNKLDIVEFIPSLLYFGYTALMVLSFWLLTGTIGFYAAYMFVRKIYAAVKID, encoded by the exons ATGTGTTTGCTGATGCTGCTTGCACTCTTTCATGAAACAAGCTCCTTCTATGTACCAGGTGTAGCTCCTATCAACTTCCACCAGAAGGACCCCGTAGAAATCAAG GCTGTGAAGCTCACCAGTTCACGAACCCAGCTGCCATATGAGTACTATTCCTTGCCTTTCTGCCAACCCAACAAGATAACATACAAGGCTGAGAATCTGG GGGAGGTTCTGCGGGGGGACCGGATAGTAAACACGCCATTCCAGGTCTTCATGAACATAGAGAAGAAATGTGAGGTTCTGTGCAACTTTCCCAACAAGCCAGTCACCCTGACAGTGGAACAGAGCAAGCTGATTGCAGAGCGTATCCGGGAGGATTACTATATCCATCT TATTGCTGATAACTTGCCTGTGGCCACGCGGCTGGAGTTCTATTCGAAtcgtgaggaggaggagaagaagaaggaaaaagacGTGCAGTTTGAGCATGGATACAGGCTTGGTTTCGTGGACAGTAATAAG TTCTACCTGCACAACCACCTCTCCTTCATCCTTTACTACCAcagagaggaggtggaggagaatcAGGAGCCCACCTACAGGGTTGTGCGGTTTGAAGTGGTTCCCCAGAGCATTAAACTTGAAG ATCTGAAGGCAGATGAGAAGGGCACTTGTATACTGCCTGAAGCTGCAGGCTCAGCCCCTCAGGAGATAGATCCCACTAAGAAGAACCAGCTGCTCTTCACCTACTCTGTCCACTGGGAG GAGAGTGACATTAAATGGGCTTCTCGCTGGGACACCTACCTGACCATGAGTGATGTGCAGATCCACTGGTTTTCCATCATTAACTCAGTCGTGGTTGTCTTTTTCCTTTCAG GTATTCTCAGCATGATCATTATCCGCACTCTCAGGAAGGACATTGCCAACTACAACAAGGAAGATGACATT GAAGATACAATGGAGGAATCTGGTTGGAAACTTGTGCATGGAGATGTCTTTAGGCCTCCACAATATCCCATGATTCTCAGCTCACTACTGGGTTCTGGAATTCAACTCTTTTGCATGATCCTGATAGTTATCT TTGTTGCCATGCTGGGGATGCTGTCGCCTTCTAGTCGGGGTGCCCTGATGACTACAGCCTGCTTTCTCTTCATGTTCATGGG GGTTTTTGGGGGGTTCTCTGCTGGCCGTCTTTATCGGACGCTGAAAGGCCACAGATGGAAGAAAGGCGCCTTCTGT ACGGCAACCCTGTACCCTGGTGTAGTCTTCGGGATCTGCTTTGTCCTGAACTGTTTCATATGGGGGAAGCACTCCTCTGGAGCG GTTCCTTTCCCCACCATGGTGGCCCTGCTCTGCATGTGGTTCGGTATCTCCTTGCCCTTGGTCTACCTGGGATACTACTTTGGATTTCGCAAACAGCCATATGATAATCCTGTGCGGACCAATCAGATTCCAAGGCAGATCCCGGAGCAGAGGTGGTACATGAACAGATTCGTTGG GATTCTTATGGCTGGCATTCTCCCTTTTGGAGCCATGTTCATTGAACTGTTCTTCATCTTCAGT GCGATCTGGGAGAACCAGTTCTATtacctctttggctttctcttcctGGTTTTTATAATCCTGGTGGTATCCTGCTCCCAAATCAGCATCGTTATGGTGTATTTCCAGCTCTGTGCTGAG GATTATCGCTGGTGGTGGAGGACCTTCTTGGTTTCTGGAGGATCTGCCTTCTATGTACTGATTTATGCCATCTTTTACTTTGTGAATAAG CTGGATATCGTTGAGTTCATTCCCTCCTTACTCTATTTTGGCTACACTGCTCTCATGGTCCTGTCTTTCTGGCTCCTCACTGGCACCATTGGCTTCTACGCAGCCTACATGTTTGTCCGTAAGATCTACGCGGCGGTGAAAATAGACTGA
- the PLAGL2 gene encoding zinc finger protein PLAGL2 isoform X2 yields MATHSAQKPHQCMYCEKMFHRKDHLRNHLQTHDPNKEALHCPECGKNYNTKLGFRRHLAMHAAASGDLSCKVCLQTFESTQVLLEHLKAHSRRASGGTKEKKHPCDHCDRRFYTRKDVRRHLVVHTGRKDFLCQYCAQRFGRKDHLTRHMKKSHSQELLKIKTEPVDMLGLLSCSSTVAVKEELSPVLCMASRDMMSGKSFPGMLPMGMYSTHLQALPSSGMPHSLVPNSLPMGMSYPLESSSPISSPPQPPPKYQLGSTSYLPEKLPKAEVESFLSELPGSLSLSSGEPQSSSPQPVTLDETLLSKSPANLSEALCAANMDFSHLLGFLPLNLPPCNPPVSTGGLVMGYSQGETQPLLTTLQPQPQESPGAGGSLNFGPLHSLPPVFTSSLSTTTLPRFHQAFQ; encoded by the coding sequence ATGGCCACACACTCTGCCCAGAAGCCTCACCAGTGTATGTACTGTGAGAAAATGTTCCACCGGAAGGATCATCTCCGCAATCACCTGCAGACTCATGACCCCAACAAGGAAGCCCTCCACTGCCCTGAATGTGGCAAGAACTACAACACCAAACTAGGCTTCAGGCGACACCTGGCTATGCATGCAGCTGCCAGTGGTGATCTGAGCTGCAAAGTGTGCCTGCAGACCTTTGAGAGCACGCAGGTTCTCCTGGAACACCTCAAGGCTCATTCCAGGAGGGCATCTGGTGGAACAAAGGAAAAGAAGCACCCGTGTGATCACTGTGACAGACGCTTCTACACACGTAAAGACGTGCGGAGACACCTCGTGGTGCACACAGGGCGGAAGGACTTCCTGTGCCAGTATTGTGCTCAGAGGTTTGGGCGGAAGGACCACCTGACCAGGCACATGAAGAAGAGCCACTCCCAAGAATTGCTGAAGATCAAGACAGAGCCAGTTGACATGTTGGGTCTCCTAAGCTGCAGCTCAACTGTAGCAGTGAAAGAAGAGTTGAGTCCAGTTTTATGTATGGCATCCAGAGACATGATGAGTGGTAAGAGCTTTCCTGGCATGCTGCCTATGGGCATGTACAGTACACACCTCCAAGCTCTGCCAAGCTCAGGGATGCCCCATTCTTTGGTTCCCAATTCTCTTCCAATGGGAATGAGTTATCCTCTGGAATCTTCTTCTCCTATCTCCTCCCCACCACAACCTCCTCCGAAGTACCAGCTCGGATCTACCTCATATTTACCTGAGAAACTACCCAAAGCAGAGGTGGAGAGTTTTCTGTCAGAGCTTCCTGGCAGTCTGTCTCTCTCATCTGGTGAGCCTCAGTCCTCCTCACCTCAGCCAGTAACTCTGGACGAGACTCTGCTTTCCAAGAGCCCTGCTAACCTTTCAGAGGCTCTCTGTGCTGCTAACATGGACTTTTCTCATCTTCTGGGCTTCCTTCCCCTGAATCTTCCTCCATGTAACCCACCTGTGTCAACAGGGGGGCTGGTCATGGGCTACTCACAGGGGGAAACCCAGCCATTGCTTACCACTTTGCAACCTCAACCTCAAGAATCTCCTGGAGCTGGAGGCTCCCTGAACTTTGGTCCCCTTCATTCATTACCCCCTGTCTTCACCTCCAGCTTGAGCACAACCACCCTGCCACGTTTCCACCAGGCATTCCAATAA
- the PLAGL2 gene encoding zinc finger protein PLAGL2 isoform X1 has protein sequence MTAFFTSVPTWIQDAKQEEEETGWKLVPRQRGREAESQGKCQCEISGTSFTNVDKLRTHTFAHTEQRPYNCPQLHCGKAFASKYKLYRHMATHSAQKPHQCMYCEKMFHRKDHLRNHLQTHDPNKEALHCPECGKNYNTKLGFRRHLAMHAAASGDLSCKVCLQTFESTQVLLEHLKAHSRRASGGTKEKKHPCDHCDRRFYTRKDVRRHLVVHTGRKDFLCQYCAQRFGRKDHLTRHMKKSHSQELLKIKTEPVDMLGLLSCSSTVAVKEELSPVLCMASRDMMSGKSFPGMLPMGMYSTHLQALPSSGMPHSLVPNSLPMGMSYPLESSSPISSPPQPPPKYQLGSTSYLPEKLPKAEVESFLSELPGSLSLSSGEPQSSSPQPVTLDETLLSKSPANLSEALCAANMDFSHLLGFLPLNLPPCNPPVSTGGLVMGYSQGETQPLLTTLQPQPQESPGAGGSLNFGPLHSLPPVFTSSLSTTTLPRFHQAFQ, from the exons ATGACGGCATTTTTTACCAGTGTTCCTACTTGGATTCAAGATgcaaagcaggaggaggaggagacgggCTGGAAATTAGTCCCCAGGCAAAGGGGTCGAGAGGCCGAAAGTCAAGGCAAGtgccaatgtgaaatttctgggACCTCCTTTACCAATGTGGACAAGCTGAGAACTCACACATTCGCTCATACGGAGCAGAGACCTTACAACTGCCCTCAGCTGCACTGTGGAAAGGCCTTTGCATCCAAGTACAAGCTCTATAG GCACATGGCCACACACTCTGCCCAGAAGCCTCACCAGTGTATGTACTGTGAGAAAATGTTCCACCGGAAGGATCATCTCCGCAATCACCTGCAGACTCATGACCCCAACAAGGAAGCCCTCCACTGCCCTGAATGTGGCAAGAACTACAACACCAAACTAGGCTTCAGGCGACACCTGGCTATGCATGCAGCTGCCAGTGGTGATCTGAGCTGCAAAGTGTGCCTGCAGACCTTTGAGAGCACGCAGGTTCTCCTGGAACACCTCAAGGCTCATTCCAGGAGGGCATCTGGTGGAACAAAGGAAAAGAAGCACCCGTGTGATCACTGTGACAGACGCTTCTACACACGTAAAGACGTGCGGAGACACCTCGTGGTGCACACAGGGCGGAAGGACTTCCTGTGCCAGTATTGTGCTCAGAGGTTTGGGCGGAAGGACCACCTGACCAGGCACATGAAGAAGAGCCACTCCCAAGAATTGCTGAAGATCAAGACAGAGCCAGTTGACATGTTGGGTCTCCTAAGCTGCAGCTCAACTGTAGCAGTGAAAGAAGAGTTGAGTCCAGTTTTATGTATGGCATCCAGAGACATGATGAGTGGTAAGAGCTTTCCTGGCATGCTGCCTATGGGCATGTACAGTACACACCTCCAAGCTCTGCCAAGCTCAGGGATGCCCCATTCTTTGGTTCCCAATTCTCTTCCAATGGGAATGAGTTATCCTCTGGAATCTTCTTCTCCTATCTCCTCCCCACCACAACCTCCTCCGAAGTACCAGCTCGGATCTACCTCATATTTACCTGAGAAACTACCCAAAGCAGAGGTGGAGAGTTTTCTGTCAGAGCTTCCTGGCAGTCTGTCTCTCTCATCTGGTGAGCCTCAGTCCTCCTCACCTCAGCCAGTAACTCTGGACGAGACTCTGCTTTCCAAGAGCCCTGCTAACCTTTCAGAGGCTCTCTGTGCTGCTAACATGGACTTTTCTCATCTTCTGGGCTTCCTTCCCCTGAATCTTCCTCCATGTAACCCACCTGTGTCAACAGGGGGGCTGGTCATGGGCTACTCACAGGGGGAAACCCAGCCATTGCTTACCACTTTGCAACCTCAACCTCAAGAATCTCCTGGAGCTGGAGGCTCCCTGAACTTTGGTCCCCTTCATTCATTACCCCCTGTCTTCACCTCCAGCTTGAGCACAACCACCCTGCCACGTTTCCACCAGGCATTCCAATAA